One region of Chlorobiota bacterium genomic DNA includes:
- the speA gene encoding biosynthetic arginine decarboxylase, whose protein sequence is MKEQTLLEATAAIAETPDEPDAQWSVEDSALLYNIDKWGYPYYRINKRGHVAVRPVHGESTEIDIHEVIKEIRRRGVQLPVLIRFHDLLRRRVIELNESFRKAIDEFDYENTYQGVYPIKVNQLHEVVLEIMEAGAEYNFGLECGSKAELFAALAHLERDNMLLICNGYKDITMIRSILMGQQLGKNILPIIEKYREFEELIAESDTMGIATQFGVRVRIATSGTGRWAESGGDVSKFGVSIPDLLRLIAILRERGQTDAFKLVHFHIGSQIQDVISLKSAVKEITRVYAKLVKMGLGVKYIDVGGGLGVNYDSPEAGLEQSINYTLQEYVNGVVYTIKEICDIEGVPHPIIISESGRALTAHHSMLVVGVLSATRKNVADAIPEVTGDDQPVVRELFDSYEMLSDKNTRKTGKGQRKARFLEIYHDAIEKRREADLLFSLGYLSLEDKGKTEQLFWAIMQHLNRAMKKLDPEESLPSDLYHVEGMLVDQYLCDFSVFQSIMDHWAIDQLFPIMPIHRLKEEPTRRGTLVDITCDSDGKVDQFISDDGEESSLPLHPLDGDPYYLGVFLTGAYQDILGDMHNLFGRVNEVHIYADEDEPKDFYIEKIVPGTTVVEALKLVQYFPSDLKTRMEAIIREKVRSKQLRPPQGVSFAEAYAKGLEEYTYYNYWDSHPEKE, encoded by the coding sequence ATGAAGGAACAGACCCTTTTGGAGGCTACCGCCGCCATTGCCGAAACCCCCGACGAACCGGACGCGCAATGGTCCGTGGAAGACTCGGCACTCCTTTACAACATTGACAAGTGGGGCTATCCCTACTACCGCATCAACAAACGGGGCCACGTTGCCGTCCGTCCCGTCCATGGCGAAAGCACCGAGATTGATATCCACGAAGTGATTAAGGAAATCCGTCGCCGTGGGGTTCAGCTTCCGGTGCTGATTCGTTTTCACGACCTGCTTCGCCGCCGCGTCATCGAACTCAACGAAAGTTTCCGCAAGGCCATTGATGAGTTCGATTACGAGAACACTTACCAAGGGGTCTATCCCATAAAAGTCAATCAACTCCATGAAGTTGTGCTGGAGATTATGGAGGCCGGGGCCGAGTACAATTTTGGCTTGGAATGCGGATCCAAAGCGGAGCTGTTTGCCGCGCTGGCGCACCTTGAGCGGGACAACATGCTGCTGATCTGCAACGGCTACAAGGACATCACCATGATCCGGTCCATCCTGATGGGGCAGCAGCTTGGGAAGAACATCCTGCCGATTATTGAGAAGTACCGCGAGTTCGAGGAACTGATTGCCGAGTCCGACACCATGGGGATTGCCACCCAGTTTGGCGTGCGCGTCCGGATTGCCACCAGCGGAACCGGGCGTTGGGCCGAATCGGGTGGTGACGTCTCGAAGTTCGGCGTTTCCATCCCCGATCTGCTCCGCTTGATTGCTATCCTTCGCGAGCGTGGGCAAACCGATGCCTTCAAGCTGGTCCACTTCCACATCGGCTCGCAAATCCAGGACGTTATCTCGCTGAAGTCGGCGGTGAAGGAGATCACCCGCGTCTATGCCAAGCTGGTGAAAATGGGGCTTGGGGTGAAGTACATTGATGTTGGCGGCGGCTTGGGGGTGAACTACGATTCCCCAGAAGCAGGGCTGGAGCAAAGCATCAACTACACCCTTCAGGAATATGTGAACGGTGTGGTCTATACCATCAAGGAAATCTGCGACATCGAAGGCGTTCCCCATCCGATCATCATCAGCGAAAGCGGGCGGGCACTGACGGCCCACCATTCGATGCTGGTGGTGGGGGTGCTTAGTGCCACCCGCAAAAACGTTGCCGATGCCATTCCCGAAGTCACCGGCGACGATCAGCCGGTTGTTCGCGAGCTGTTCGACAGCTACGAAATGCTTTCCGACAAGAACACCCGCAAAACCGGGAAGGGCCAGCGGAAAGCGCGGTTCCTTGAGATTTATCACGACGCAATCGAGAAGCGGCGCGAGGCCGATCTTCTCTTCTCGCTGGGCTATCTTTCGCTGGAGGATAAGGGGAAGACCGAGCAGCTCTTCTGGGCGATTATGCAGCATCTGAACCGCGCAATGAAGAAGCTGGACCCAGAGGAATCACTCCCTTCCGATCTCTATCATGTTGAAGGGATGTTGGTGGATCAATACCTCTGCGATTTCTCGGTGTTCCAAAGCATCATGGACCATTGGGCGATTGACCAGTTGTTCCCCATCATGCCAATTCACCGTCTGAAAGAGGAGCCAACCCGGCGCGGCACGCTGGTTGACATCACCTGCGACAGCGACGGCAAGGTGGATCAATTCATCAGCGACGATGGGGAGGAATCATCGCTGCCGCTGCATCCGTTGGATGGCGACCCGTACTACTTGGGGGTGTTTCTGACGGGGGCCTACCAGGACATCCTGGGGGATATGCACAACCTGTTCGGGCGCGTCAACGAGGTCCACATCTACGCCGACGAAGATGAGCCGAAAGATTTCTACATCGAGAAAATTGTGCCGGGAACAACCGTGGTGGAGGCGTTGAAGTTGGTGCAATACTTCCCCAGCGATTTGAAGACCCGGATGGAGGCGATCATCCGCGAGAAGGTCCGCTCCAAACAACTCCGCCCGCCGCAAGGGGTCAGCTTTGCCGAGGCCTACGCGAAGGGATTGGAGGAATACACCTACTACAACTACTGGGACTCACATCCAGAAAAAGAGTAG
- a CDS encoding outer membrane beta-barrel protein has translation MIKPAISLLLSALLLTVADAYAQEESLPLPIPKYEASPTGVVIAAKGGAVLTVPRGTFPSIIVGEGGEGTGDFASSSARTATGYRWGVAMMIPFNKSLGLSLDVGSLQYLAEYQANSARPTLQYRAQTAQVAIGLQGNLYFHEQTFRDGKSGVGGEGLRAIYLDGGIDIGVATVANRAEITRTDSLGQQTTSVGSFENNEPLRTPVALRAAAGLRYAFSPHIELQAEVGYALAFNKVFSSVALQNNDFAVDHLLVQLGLGYRW, from the coding sequence ATGATAAAGCCAGCGATCTCCCTGCTTCTTTCTGCGCTCTTGCTCACGGTGGCCGATGCCTATGCCCAGGAGGAATCTCTTCCGTTGCCAATTCCCAAGTACGAAGCAAGCCCAACAGGGGTGGTGATTGCTGCCAAAGGTGGCGCGGTGCTGACGGTGCCACGCGGAACGTTCCCCAGCATTATCGTTGGCGAAGGGGGGGAAGGGACCGGCGATTTTGCAAGCAGCAGCGCACGCACGGCAACCGGCTACCGGTGGGGCGTGGCGATGATGATCCCGTTCAACAAGTCGCTGGGGCTTAGCCTGGACGTTGGGTCGTTGCAGTATCTGGCCGAGTACCAAGCCAACTCGGCAAGGCCAACCTTGCAGTACCGTGCGCAAACGGCCCAAGTGGCGATTGGCCTGCAAGGCAACCTTTATTTTCACGAGCAAACATTCCGGGATGGAAAATCTGGAGTTGGCGGCGAGGGGTTGCGGGCCATCTATCTGGATGGTGGAATTGATATCGGCGTTGCCACCGTTGCCAACCGTGCCGAAATAACCCGCACCGATAGCCTGGGCCAGCAAACCACAAGCGTTGGAAGTTTTGAGAACAACGAGCCGCTGCGGACCCCGGTGGCCTTGCGCGCCGCTGCCGGGTTGCGCTACGCCTTCTCCCCCCACATCGAGCTGCAAGCGGAGGTTGGCTACGCGCTGGCGTTCAATAAGGTGTTCAGCAGCGTGGCGTTGCAGAACAATGACTTCGCGGTGGACCACCTGCTGGTGCAGTTGGGTTTGGGGTATCGGTGGTGA
- the gatB gene encoding Asp-tRNA(Asn)/Glu-tRNA(Gln) amidotransferase subunit GatB: protein MTDTATLPLTPELIAAYEPVIGLEIHAQLLTNTKAFSRAATQAGPWPNTNTDPVVLGHPGTLPVLNRRVVEFAIRMGLATNSQIRRRCGFARKNYFYPDLPKGYQISQSDEPICYDGWIEIELDGGATKRIGITRIHMEEDAGKSIHDLDITNTLVDLNRAGTPLIEIVSEPDLRSASEAYSYLMQMKSIVTYLEICSGNMEEGALRCDANISVRRRGAEAFGVKTEVKNLNSFRNVEKAIEYEIARQIAAIESGQTIAQETRLWDAGTRSTRAMRSKEFAHDYRYFPEPDLVPLVIGEEMIEEIRSALPELAIARKKRFATEYGLPLYDAAILTETRELGDYFEGVCRGLRQQSPERFKIASNIMMTEVLRVLGEQKVEITQFSIPPERLAELVELFADDVVSSKNVKDIFAEMLASPKSAKEISEEKGFVQVSDTAFLEEAVAQVVAANPSQAEAYRAGKANLFGYFVGETMKLTKGKANPKMVSQLLKQRLEEGG, encoded by the coding sequence ATGACCGACACAGCAACCCTTCCGCTAACGCCAGAACTGATTGCCGCCTACGAGCCGGTGATTGGCTTGGAGATTCACGCGCAGCTTCTTACCAACACCAAAGCGTTCAGCCGCGCCGCAACCCAGGCCGGTCCATGGCCCAACACCAACACCGACCCCGTTGTGCTTGGCCACCCGGGGACGCTTCCGGTGCTGAACCGCCGCGTGGTGGAGTTCGCCATTCGGATGGGCCTGGCCACCAACTCCCAAATCCGCCGCCGATGCGGGTTCGCACGCAAAAACTACTTCTATCCGGACCTTCCCAAAGGCTACCAGATTTCCCAATCGGACGAGCCGATCTGCTACGATGGATGGATTGAGATTGAGCTGGATGGCGGCGCAACCAAACGAATCGGCATCACCCGTATCCACATGGAGGAGGATGCAGGGAAATCTATCCACGACCTTGACATCACCAACACTCTTGTGGACCTGAACCGCGCCGGAACACCGCTGATCGAAATCGTCTCCGAGCCGGACCTCCGTTCGGCCAGCGAGGCCTACAGCTACCTGATGCAGATGAAGAGCATCGTCACCTACTTGGAAATTTGCTCCGGCAACATGGAGGAAGGCGCGCTCCGCTGCGATGCCAACATCAGCGTGCGGCGGCGCGGTGCCGAAGCGTTTGGGGTGAAGACCGAGGTGAAAAACCTGAACTCCTTCCGCAACGTGGAGAAGGCGATTGAGTACGAGATTGCGCGGCAGATTGCGGCCATTGAATCGGGCCAGACGATTGCCCAGGAGACCCGCCTGTGGGACGCGGGAACCCGCAGCACACGCGCAATGCGAAGCAAGGAGTTCGCCCACGATTACCGCTACTTCCCCGAGCCGGACCTTGTCCCGTTGGTGATTGGCGAGGAGATGATTGAGGAAATCCGCAGCGCGCTGCCGGAGCTTGCCATTGCCCGCAAAAAACGGTTCGCCACCGAGTATGGATTGCCACTGTACGATGCTGCAATCCTGACGGAAACCCGCGAGTTAGGGGATTACTTCGAGGGCGTTTGCCGGGGGCTGCGGCAGCAATCGCCCGAGCGGTTCAAGATTGCCAGCAACATCATGATGACCGAGGTCCTGCGGGTGCTGGGGGAGCAGAAAGTGGAGATCACCCAGTTCAGCATCCCCCCCGAACGGCTTGCGGAGTTGGTGGAGTTGTTCGCCGACGACGTGGTTAGCTCAAAGAACGTGAAAGACATTTTTGCGGAGATGTTGGCCTCGCCAAAATCGGCGAAGGAGATCAGCGAGGAGAAAGGGTTTGTGCAGGTAAGCGACACCGCGTTTTTGGAGGAAGCTGTGGCGCAAGTGGTTGCCGCCAACCCAAGCCAGGCCGAGGCTTACCGCGCCGGGAAGGCCAACTTGTTCGGATATTTCGTTGGCGAGACGATGAAGCTGACGAAAGGGAAAGCCAATCCCAAAATGGTTTCGCAGTTGCTGAAGCAGCGGCTGGAAGAAGGGGGGTAA